The Equus asinus isolate D_3611 breed Donkey chromosome 16, EquAss-T2T_v2, whole genome shotgun sequence DNA segment CAGCTGTGGGCACGGTCCCGGCACCAAGGCCCCATCTCTTGCCCTCTCCCGCTTCTCTTCCTCCAGGgacaggaagacagagagagctcTGAGAACCGGGAATGAACCGCATCTCCTGGCCCCTACCCGACCCTCTTGCTCACAGAATGACCCAAATGCAAGTCAGTTTCGTAAATTACACCCTCAGTGTCTGAGATATTCATAAATGCAAGCTTTACTGCCTTTTCCTGACCCTCTGCTCTGCCGTTGCCCCGTTATAGTTTGGCTACTTCCTGAAACTTTCCCGGAGGCCAACAGAGACCACTCTTTCTATAGGcggtcttctctctcctcctttcattCCCTTCCCCAAGTGGCCCCCCAGCAATCCCAGAGTGTGcactctctgcccctccccctttcctctggGCAAGCGAGAAGAAACCGTAAACAAAGGGACACGGAGACTCCTGGGCCTCGGACCCCTGCCCCTCTCAGTCCCCAGGGCTGTGGGGACACGTCTCTCTCATCAGCCTGACAGGACCTTACAgcagggggggagggagggcttaGGGCAAGGAAGGCGACAAGGTTTCAAAACGGAATTCGTTTGAGGGAGGGCTCTCCCAAGGGGACAGTACCTCGGGGCCATTCCAGGAGGCAAAAAATgcatttcaagatattttctccTCTGGGAGAGAGTAACAATTAAAATCTGTGATCAGCTTTTCTcggtcccctccctccctcgccgCACCACTACACTGCGAGGAAGAGGTGAGCAGGCCTTTGCTCAAATGTCTCATGAAGGAACTCAGGGCTGGTGGGCCATCCATACCCAGCAGCTCCAGCCAAATTAATAAACATGTCGCCCATTCTAAATTGGCTACAAATGACACTAATGTTTTCCGACAGAATTAGGGTGGCTGAAACCGTATGTAATGAGACAGAAAATTATGGTAAAGATGACAACTGGATGGGCATTTCCAACTGCACTTATGGACGATTAGAACACAAACGAGAGaaaaggagggggagagaaaatTGCAACAAGGGAGACAACCGCCAGGCTTGGAAACAGCGTAACCTGGGCCTCAGCTTTTGCAGGGTTCGCTCTACAGTGCAGGGGCCTGCAAGCGCTGCCAGGCCCTTTCCCCATTTCCTTTCAAAGTAAGCAGCGGTTCCTGGGGGGTTCTGAGGCGGCCAGTACAGGGGACAGACCCTCAGTCTGGACGCCTGGCCAGCTGCCTGATTCTGCTGCCTGCGGCTGCCAGCCCTACCTCTCCTGGCCAGCTCAGAAGCCAAGGCAAGGACATTGAAGCTGAGGCGAGTGGAGCAGTTCTTCGGACCAAAATAGCCAGGAAGTGTGGCCAGCTACAGACATTCCGAACcagcctggggcagccccaaaGGGTGCACCACGAAAGCTCTGTGGCCCTGAGTGTCAGCTGCAAAGATGTCTCAGTTTGAGAAGGTGTGGCTTGATTGATTTGGGGGCAAAGTGGGGGGAATTCTAGCCACTCAGGTTTGAGAGGCAAAGTAGCATATGTTACGACATATTTAAAGGTGCAAAATTCTCCAAACTCCAGCTGCCCATCAGACAGCTCTCACCTGGGGAATGTGGCTAATCCCTGCTCCAGCCTGAAAACCCCCAGCGCCCACTCAGACGTTCTAAGTCCCTAGAGGCTCCCGAGGCCAGGAGGGAAGAAGACTGGTATGGGTCATGATCTGGACGGCTAGATGCCTTAGGTCCGCCACACAGACTCTCTTACCTGCGGTTCTGGTACCACGTCTTGACCTGGGTGTCTGTGAGGTTGAGCGCAGCTGCCAGGTCCATGCGGTCCTGCACGCTCAGGTACTTCTGCCGCTCAAAGCTACGCTCCAGCTGATTGAGTTGGTGGTCAGAGAAAGCCGTCCTGGCTTTGCGAGGCTTTTTGGCTCTTACAGGGGGACTCTCTCGGCTACTTGTAATCTCCCGATCTCCTTCCTCCTTTGTTCCTACGATAGAAACCCAGACACAGCCATAAAGGTAGCCTGGAATGGGAAACAGTAGAGCATCTTCCTGGCACACACTTCCACGTTCCTGAGCCAGCGCTGGTctagggggtggggggtggggggtgggggggccacaCTCTGCCACCCTCCTACACACATACTTGGACCTTAGCCACGATGGTGGACGAGGACCAGTTTCTGGCTGGAGATTGTGGAGCCTTTTGCGGATCTCCTAAAAGGGTTTTAAATGGGTGTCTGATCTTCCCATCTTtggaagtaaaaaagaaaaaagtacttgaCAATAAAGGATCCTTTTGTTATTGTTTCCTTGATTGGAAGTAGAGCCTGTCCCTTTCCTTTATTGTTTTCACTacaacttcattttaatttttttttatttggtagTTTTCAAAAGATCTTTCCACTTTGTTTTTTGAGGAGAGGGCacctttttcattttactttttctgtttcctgaaagTTACAGGCATTTGTCTTCCTTGTTCAGTCGCACTTGGGAAATGGAATCGTGCTCTTTGCAGCTGCTTGCATCAGGTCTTTGAAAGCTTCAGAAAGACTATGTCACCCAGACACCGAGCTGAGCTCAAAATCACTGAGCCCATCCAGGTGACAGCTTGGAAATTTCCGAATTCTATTTGTCAACTTTGGTTTTTTCCTGAAATGCTGGGAAATCGATATGTCAATCCCTCTCTGTTTGTACCCGTTTTTGCTGCGCTCCTTGATCTTCGCTGCAGGAAGAACAATAATCTCTCTAATTGACCCACTGGGGAGGTTGGTGCACAAAAAATCGCCAGACCAGACTGTACATCTGTTTTGGGCACTATTATGCTAATGCCATTATAGTAAAATGAGGATCCAGTATCCCACCTTCCAGACAGTCTGTACACATCCTTCCTCGAGATGGcaaagattaataataataattattattattataaacttatcactaaagaaaaaaataactcttcTGGTATGTTAAAACTCTTTTGCCACGCAAAGACCAGACACTCACCTATGAAACTGCctgaggagaaatggaaaaagggGCTTAAAAGACAATTTCaattgccattttctgattttacaaaaatagataaattcaatTCCATAAAATTTTACTTCCATATATGCTACCTCCCAATTACCAGGAAGGAGCCAAAAATCCTACTAAAATGTAGATATTCAGTAGGGGCCAAGGGGTAAGAAGTgtgttttaaaaaactgaaaaactgatTATAAATTTTTCCCGTGTGGGCTTCCCCATATTTATCACgatctaataaaaaaaaaacagttgctCTGTTAATCAACttggaaatttttctttcattaaatctGATTAATTCCTGTGACAGTGTTTAGGAAAATTTGGTGTTTGGAGGAGGGAATGAAATAATTTGCGTTAAAAATAAACACCACGTTGTGATCACACCCCTAGACACCAGCTAGTCAAGCctgtttctctctcccacctccctccattCCGACTCCCAAGGTCTCGgctagaaaaatctcaaatatttcCCTTCCATCAACGAAAGTATTTCCCGTCAGATCCCCTCCGCTGCTTCTCCCTtcctaataaattaaaattaagtaaaacaaagaaaggagCTAGACGCCGGTGAAGGTTGAGAGGTAGAAATGTAACAATAAACAGAACTTCAGACCAGTCCCCAAATCGCACGCCCAGGCCTCCCTCCCGCTTGCAGGTTTTGACTGAGGCACGATCGCCTTAGAAGCTCCGGGAAACACTCCCCGTCAGAGATTCGGGAAACTGAAAGGAAGGCAGGGAACCCGGAGAAGGAAGAGCCAGACCGCGGAGGGAGCCAGCCGGGGCGGCGAGACTCACCGTGGCATTTGATGTCGCTCTGGGAATCTTCCCTCTTGTCGAGTTTGCTTTTGCTGTCCTCCTGCTCGAGCTTTGGCCTGAAGCTCTCGTGTGCCGCGTTGCTCTCCTGCTTCGGGGTGTGATGGGGAGAGGAGACGCTGGTGCTGTAGGGCGCACACGCCGCCAGAGGTTTGCTGTCGCCCAAGATGtccttaattaaaaaagaagaggtGGAAGTCCTGGGGGCCGAGGCGGCCGAGCCCAGCTGCTGGGCCGGTGGCTGCTgtggcggcggcggtggcggcggctgCTGCTGGGGCGAAGGCTGCAAACTTTGCGTGGGGGCCGCAGCCGGCGGCGGCTGCTGGctgtggtggaggtggtggtgatgctggGGCCCGTCTGCCACCAGATGCGGCTCAGGGGATTCCATGGTGACCGAGATGGGAGAAGAAGGCGCCGTTCCTACGGTATCAATCTCCGAACAGGGGGACGGAGTGGCCTGACTCCTAAAATCCGCGGTCCTGGCCTCGCCGAGCGGGCGGAAATCTCCATTCATCATGCCGGGGCTGCCCGAACTGGCACTGGACAAAATCGTGTCTATTCCAAAACTCGACCCGCTGGCCCCTTCCATTGTTGTCATTTCTACATGAGGTCCACGCCACTCCGCCGCTCAGCAGCCGCCCCGACCAAGCAAAAGAAGCTATCGATCTAAGACAGAATAAACACTAAACAATGTCGccccttaaaaggaaaaaaaaaaaacaagtggggCGGGAGGGAAGGAAGGCTAACTGGGAGGTGGCAATCAGGGGACACTTTCgacacaactttttttttccttatgcaaAAAGTAGCAGCGAGGAGAAAGAAAGGCAGGGGGCAAAGTTATAAAAATTTTGGAGGAAGCACGCGGCGTGCGCTCCGGGAATGATGGCGCACGTGGGGCTGCGGTGGCGGCGCAGGGGACCCGACGACGGCGCGGGCGGCAGGAGAGACCCggacgccgccgccgccgcccgggtcTGCCCACAGCCTGGCAccaggcggcagcggcagcggcggcggcggacGCGGCAGGTGCAGCGACCGCGAAGCCCGGGCGGCCGCGCGCGCTCGGAGCTCCCCGGCGGCTCCCGAGGTGGCCGCCGCGCGCGACTCGGCCGCCCCGGAGCCGAGTTTCTGAACTTTCTTGGAAAGTTGTGGAGCAAACACCGCCGCACTGGCCGCGGCCACcccgggaggaggagggaaagaaggagcagGCGCAGGCGGAGAAGGCGGCGGAGACGCAGCGCCGAGCGACTCCGGTCGTTGCCGGGCGCGTTCGCTTGTAATCCGGCTGCCGGCGGGCGGCGCCGACCCCCTCCCGTGACGTCACGGCCACTGCCTCCGctccccgcgccgcgccgggcccgcgcccccgccgcccaGGCCGCGCGCCGGGCCCCGCGCCCCCATTGGCCGCGCCCGCGCGAGCGAGCGACGCCGACGTGCCGGGAGCCAATGGGCGCGCGGCTCGCGAGCCCGTCAGCGAGCGCGGCTCGGGCCCCGCTGCTCTTTTGAGAACCCGCGCATCCCTTTGCCTGCAGCCCAAAGCTGAACGCCCAGTGCTACAGTGGTGGCGGTGTCCACAATCACGCGTGAGGGCAAAGGGGGAGAGGGCAAGAGAGACGGCAACCAAGGgggtaaaggaaaaaagaaagacaaaagcgAGAGCATAGTAGCGATTTGCCCGTTTTCTTAAAAAGTccgaggagggaagggaaagaggagagaagagaaaaggaatctGACCGGCTTACCTTTAGATTCCAGCGCGGCCGCCCTCCCAGCATCCCCAAACGCGCTTGACTAGTCCGAGGACACTGAGAGCAGAGGAAGGGTTTCCCCGAAGATCCCACGGCAAAGTGTGTAACTCCAGCAGCCGGAGCTCCGGGTGGGCGGGCGGACTCCGAGCTCTGATTTCTCCCCCAAAGAACCCAGGCGCCTGGGCTCTGGCCCAGCTGGGTAGCCGGTCCCTGAGGAGGACGGAGCGGGATCTGCGTCCACCCGGCACTCTCAGGAGGGATGGGGGCAAGGGGCCTGCTGCTCAAAACCGGGGACCCAGCCTGGTCACCAGGCAGGGCCGGTGCTGGAAGAAGTGCCCGGCCAGACACTTTCTCCTGGGCAGAGGAAGTGATGCCCGCAGGCGTTCCCTAGTGGCGAGGGCAGCCGCGGTTCTCCGCAATGTCGGGCTGGCACTGGGCGCGGGAACCCGGGTGGCAGGTCCGTAGCGCGTATTCCTGCCTCGCTGCCAGCCAGTTCTCaatctctctctatctctgtctctctcttcctccctccctctctccggCCGCTCCTTTGGAAAGGAAATAGTCACTGTGGATCCACTTGGGACCTGGAGCATAGCATGACTGTGACGCCTCGTCGGAGGGTATCAACTTGCATTATTTTCTCTAGGACGTCTCCAACCTGTCTCTTGTTGAATGTCAGAGTAATGGGAAGTGCCAGTGACAAGACGGCATATTACTCCTGATTAAGTGCCGTGTCAACCTAATTAGCAGAGTAATTATAAGGTGCTAATGAATGATTCAAAGTTCTTTGAGTTACATTTTACTCCAAATTACCATTTTAAGAACCCTATGAATCTGAGTGGCTGGCATCGCTTCCGTGACTGGGTGCAGAATGATGGTAGAAAATGGCCTTTGAAGTCTCCAAGGGTTGGGCAGAAATCTGGCGTTTAGTTGCGGTTCTGAGTGTCTCTTTCTGGGGAATAGCTTTTTTCTGTTGAGGACGGGGTGGAGGGCCGGGGATAGGGGGTGTCAGGGAGGCAAATGACCTCTTGGGACAAGATATTGCCTTTCTGTCGGAATTGCCTTGTGTGAGCCCTCGGTCAGGAAGGGGGTGAGTGCGAGACATTCTCCCTGCTTTTTCCTAGGGAGTTCGATGTGTTTGACCCAGAAAAAGCCCGCGCTATTTCGAGGGTGGTTTGAGCCGTGTCTTATCATCTGCCTGCCGTTTTTTCACGGCTGTGTCCCTGAGGAGaagagtggggagagaaagaccGAGGCGAGGCGATGCACAATCTGGGCAGCTCTCGCCTTTCCCAGGCGAGAGGAGCTTGGCGGCGGAGCCGGGGCTGGTGAGCCGCGGCGGGGACGCGGGGCGAGCTGCAGGCAGAGGCGGCCCCCGGCCTGAGGGGGTGCAGGAAGCCCCTCTCTGGAGCAGGTGGTGGGCCCGCCGGGTGGGATCGAGTCGCTCGGGGCCGGGAAGCCGCGGAGGGCCTAGATGATGCCTGGAGCCGGGGTGGATCGGGCGCCTTTGGAGCGGGAACTGCGCACTGGCCAGGCAGACACTGCTGCGAGCGGGATTTTGGAAGTAAGGGCCGGGACTTATGAAGGCAGGTATCTTATCGAAGGCCGCAAAGTCCTGCCCGAGAGGCCGAGCCTCAGCGCATCCTCGCGGCCTCTGCATCCCGCGCCCCTGGCATAGTTGGCTTCTGTGGGAAGGGCACTGGGGTTGCCCAGACTACAAGCGGGCGCGACACATTCTTCTCCATTCAAATATCATTTAGGATTCTTCTCCTTCAGACATCACCCACCAACTTCCCGAATGAGGTGCATTTCCTCCCAAACCTGGGGCTCTAACCCGCGCTTCCCTCGCTGACTATTctgggtggggagtggaggaaaacaaatttaagatCCAGAACTGACGGCACTGCACAAATCAGTTATTCTCAACGTtgataaataattcatttaagcctgtttttgttttgttccgaCGCCTTAAATGATTTAAGAGCTGAAAAGGCTGATCGCACAGCTTATGCTGGGCAGTTCAACAGGATTTTTTTGCTTAGAATAATTCGCAACTTTAGCAGGAGAGTCAGAAATATGACCCTACGAAAGAatgaaatctaaaaagaaaaggagaaaggaaggtggAAGTGTTAGGGAAAAGGGAGTGTTGCTTTATAAAAACTctaaagcaaagaaaacagaagcccaGTAGGCCTCACCTTGTGAAGTCTCAGATCATGTTTTCTTAAGAAATGGCTGAGATCACACGAGATTTCTTTGGGTGGGATGTTAGGAGATCTGCTTTTGGGAGCAACAACTGTGATGGGGAAAATAAGACCTTGACTTTTATTTAGGCTCCTATCTTTGGGTCCCTACCAGAGAGGAAATGCTAGCAGTGGCCTGAAGATCCAAAAGAGGGTCTCAAAGGCCAGATCGAAAACTTAATGAGAAACAAATTCTTCAGAGCAAAggtttgtttcttaatttttctcagttcttttttctccagataCATTCCTCTTTtgctattacttttttttctgagggTATCTATAATATATACCCCCAAGGTCATGCACTTTCTAGCAGAGCAAacataattaatttttcattttaaaaaatcaaaattcagaaATAGAGCAGGGTGCAGATTAATCCCATTTTCAATTCCCATGTATAGGAAAGGAAATGCATTAACTGGATTTGATCTCAGATTTTGCCAATGGATTTAAAACACAAGTAAATATAGTCCCTAAACTGACATAAGTTTGAAAATGGTCTTCCACTTTcaggccttaaaaaaaaaaaaaaggactagggaaaaagaaaatactttttggaaaattttggaatttttgCATAGAAAGCAGTTATTTGCGAACTGTGGCTAAGAGAAAACAGGCTTTTCCTTAGCGCCTCTGAAGGACACCTTCGTCCTGACCACCCTAAAGATGCTCCCTCCCCACCACAAAGAAAGATTCCAACACGCATGTATTTTAACAAGTTTTGTTCCTTAATGCACTCTCGGGGCCCACCTTTACAACCAAGATTTGGGATCGTGTTTAAACTGGACCatcaggttttttaaaaacagaactgaaCTTTGAAGCAATGCACCTATAGATGAACTTGGAACTGGCGTTTTTCCTATCATATTTCGTTTGAACGCTTCCAAGGGTTCACATGACGACAATGCCAACTGACCAGAATGCGGTGCAAAGGCTCTTCCCTCCACTGGGCGGCGCCAAGAGCCCCGAACCCAGAGAGCCGGCTATTGTTTCTTTCTATAAAAGACCCAAGATACGCAAATAAAGCTCTCCCCCGTCTAAGGCTGACCCCCTGACAAGTGTGACCTTTCGCCATTTCAAAGTTACAAAAACGTAggaagttttctttccttcttttcagtcTATCGATATATTTCCAACTGCTTAGGGACTTGATGTGTATTTggttagaaaaataatacattaaagaGAAAGATATGAAAACACTGAAATTGAGTCCCTTAAATAGACTGAAACCAGGAGAGTGGAAACttggagcagagggagaaaggtaaagcagaaggaaaagaataaggtAACTGAAAACTGTTTTAGCAGAACAACATGTTAAAATGATAGACTATGTAATTACTACTTGTCTTAGGGCAGTAAGTTTTGAGAGATAGCTCTGGCCTCTTAATAAAATTTGTGAGAGCTATGAGCTTCACCACAACTTTAAAGATGGGCAGTTTATAAAGGACCTAGTGAAGCTGGCTCTCCCTTGGGGACTAGATGTGTGCTGTACAGAAGCAATCACAGGAAGGCAAGTTGAGATGTAGAGGAAAGAACGCTGCAAGAGGGAGTCTCAGCCTCATTTTGCCACTTTCCAATGTTTGTGAGCAAAgcacttaacctttctgatcctcaacttccttctctattaaaggagaaaatagtcCTTGCCTAGAATAGGGTGATTATGATGACTGAGGAAGGGCTTCTATGTAAAAGCCCTTTACAAAATATGAGGCAAGAGtttgaccaaaaaagaaaaaatgcaaaggtGGCAATTATTTCTACCTATAGGTGACATAGAGTAGccatatttttttcactttttccttcttgCACTCATTTTGTTCATTCTCTCAGTCAATAAGCATTACTGAATGTGCCTCCTGTGCTAGCTGCTTGAGACTGAGAATTAACCCACCCAGAGAGTTGACAGGAGCTTGAACATGCTGGAAATGGTCATAAGGCCATCATGCCAACATGAACCTGCTACAGTGGGGATGCAAAAGAGAGAGTGGGGAGTCCTGCCTTGGGAGGAGTTGGGGGAACAGAAAGATTCCTGAAGGAAATGAAGCGTGTGTGCAGTCGTGAAAGAAAAGGAGTGCATCCCAAGTGGAGGGCTATATAGAGGGATTTATGTGGTAGCTAAGAGTAATAATGGAACCAAAGTGTCCACAAATTGTCCAAACTTTTAATCGGACTTTGAGGCTGGGCTGCAATCTGTGGGCATATATTGGCTCTAGGGATCTCTCCTGAGTGCTGTGGGAAGGTACAAAAGACACTTGGAGCAAGCATCTCGGAGGGAACAGGAACTAACTGCACTGTCCACGGACCGCAGCACCAGAATTTTACAGCAGCCCTGATTGATCCCAAGAGATGGTCCAGCTGCCTCAGTCCAGGACGGTAACTGTCCTTCCCGGCTCCTACacccacttccttccttctttctagaATTCCCAATTTGGAGGGATAAAGAAGTTTCCCTTAGAGTCAGGGGTGGAAATAGAGAAGATGACAAAGTGGAGGCACTTGGAGGAGGATCCGAGGGCGAACATGGGGAGATATTTTATTTCACCGCTCCTAAACTGAATCATGGTCCATTGAAGACCAGCTGCTGGAAAAGTGAAAGGGCCCAGGTGTGACGCCGCCACGTCTTGCTATAAAAAGAACTGAAGCTTCTAAGTTTCAGGAAGGGAGTTGATTCTTCTATCAACTCCTGGTTAAGAGGGAGTGGAGAGGCCGAGGCAGAGGAGAAACGAAAGCCTCAGAGCGCTGGACGAAGATGCCACTCAGGGAAGGGGAAATTCATTTGCGATGTTAATTAACAAGCGGCTAATTAAAACGGCACTTTGAGCGCTAATCAATCGCCTTATTAAGTTAGAGCCATCACTGGAACAAATTGAAAGCTCCCCGCCCCGGCTCCCGCCTCTGGTGCGGGCGGGGCTGGGTTCCCAGACACCATGCGGGGGTTGGAGGCGGTCTCCGTCGGCTCTGGCAGCCTCTCCGGGGTCTACAGAATCCTCCAAGTCCAGGTTCACCACGGTCGAACAGCCCGCGCCTGCCCCGAGGCCTGCTGAACTGGACACGCGTCTAGGAGGCGATTTCTAATCTAGATGCACGGGGCGGGAGAGAAGGGGTTTTGAGGGAGAACAACTGGTTCAACTAACTTGCACGTTGGCTGCGGGGGAAAAAGCGCCCCCAAAAGCGCGGGAGTGGGAACTATGGGCCGCAAACAGGGGGAGGAAGCAATTCAGCCCAGGAGGGGGCGCTCTCCGGCCTGGACCACGCATCTTCATTTCCCGGGGCAGACCCGGTCGCCTCACTTTGAAAACTCTACTTGGGCCTTTGCCTAAGTCCAGCCCAGCAAACAGGCAAGACCTGGTCTATCTTCAGGCAGCAAGGACAGGACAGCCAGCTCCTGTGCTCCATCTCCTGGGGCTCCATAAAAATGGGGTGGGGTGTGCGAGGAGGCAAGAGGGAGTGGATGTGCTGATCACCTGGGACGCTGGCGCACCATTGCCAGCCACTACGTGCTCCCCACCTAACCCATTCATGCTTCCCCATGCCTTAG contains these protein-coding regions:
- the BARHL2 gene encoding barH-like 2 homeobox protein — protein: MTTMEGASGSSFGIDTILSSASSGSPGMMNGDFRPLGEARTADFRSQATPSPCSEIDTVGTAPSSPISVTMESPEPHLVADGPQHHHHLHHSQQPPPAAAPTQSLQPSPQQQPPPPPPPQQPPAQQLGSAASAPRTSTSSFLIKDILGDSKPLAACAPYSTSVSSPHHTPKQESNAAHESFRPKLEQEDSKSKLDKREDSQSDIKCHGTKEEGDREITSSRESPPVRAKKPRKARTAFSDHQLNQLERSFERQKYLSVQDRMDLAAALNLTDTQVKTWYQNRRTKWKRQTAVGLELLAEAGNYSALQRMFPSPYFYHPSLLGSMDSTTAAAAAAAMYSSMYRTPPAPHPQLQRPLVPRVLIHGLGPGGQPALNPLSNPIPGNPHPR